One segment of Panthera leo isolate Ple1 chromosome A3, P.leo_Ple1_pat1.1, whole genome shotgun sequence DNA contains the following:
- the LOC122214987 gene encoding N-acylneuraminate-9-phosphatase isoform X2: MRGWRWQRRSWNRTRAVGGMVLNQVIKLLQSKYHYKEEAKTICDKVQVKLSKECFHPSSTCINDLRTLHWEEAIQETKGGAANRILAEECYFLWKSTRLQHMILAEDVKAMLTELRKEVRLLLLTNGDCQTQREKIEACACQSYFDAIVVGGEQKEEKPSPSIFYYCCSLLGVQPGDCVIVGDTLETDIQGGLNAGLKATVWINKNGIMPLKSSPMPHYIISSVLELPAVLQSIDCTVNMSA, translated from the coding sequence gtGATAAAGCTCTTACAATCAAAATACCATTACAAAGAAGAGGCTAAAACCATCTGTGACAAAGTGCAAGTTAAACTCAGCAAGGAATGTTTTCATCCTTCCAGTACTTGCATTAATGATCTCAGGACTTTACATTGGGAAGAAGCAATCCAGGAAACGAAGGGTGGTGCAGCCAATAGGATATTGGCTGAAGAATGTTATTTCCTGTGGAAATCTACACGTTTACAGCATATGATACTAGCAGAAGATGTCAAAGCCATGCTCACTGAACTTCGAAAGGAGGTCCGCCTACTTTTACTAACAAATGGAGACTGCCAGACCCAAAGGGAGAAGATCGAGGCTTGTGCCTGCCAGTCCTATTTTGATGCTATCGTTGTAGGTGgagagcagaaagaagagaaaccatCACCTTCCATATTTTATTACTGCTGTAGTCTCCTTGGAGTACAGCCTGGGGACTGTGTGATTGTTGGTGACACACTAGAAACTGATATACAAGGAGGTCTTAATGCAGGGCTAAAAGCAACAGtctggataaataaaaatggaataatgcCACTGAAGTCATCCCCCATGCCACATTATATAATTTCTTCCGTGCTAGAGTTACCTGCTGTCTTACAAAGTATAGACTGTACAGTCAATATGTCAGCTTAA